The Antedon mediterranea chromosome 11, ecAntMedi1.1, whole genome shotgun sequence genome window below encodes:
- the LOC140062349 gene encoding arrestin domain-containing protein 3-like: MGKIKNFCICFDDEKEVYYAGDTVAGHVLLDLSEPKSLMAIRMTFIGRSSVSWKEIEPRGKSKELIYYASGEEYFNEILTIFGNEIGKNCQVENKEEVPYLNAGSHMFTFKFKLPTKPLACSFEGDLGNVRYIVRAIICRPWKFDHVTKRAFTVAGPPFFLGRVPKALTPLRAEDEKTVCCLCCATGPVSISAATDKRAYLPGEFIYVSAALENKSNRSIVSLEAELIQSVNYLARRQGVGTPHKRTTSHVVSSIKDNGCEAHSSSMWDRAKLPIPPLPPCSLEGATFIDIRYFLKFTVDVNNTPFDIDLVLELYIGNVPIDEPQKAGPSTSYHVHDSSMFLTARQESKEIRDEEDNEYTFGTLEFTPKYIYFGKVKCQSDGVEIQLLDK; encoded by the exons ATGGGGAAGATTAAAAACTTTTGCATATGTTTTGATGATGAAAAAGAAGTGTACTATGCTGGGGATACAGTTGCTGGTCACGTGTTACTCGATCTTTCGGAACCTAAATCTCTTATGG CTATCCGAATGACATTTATCGGTAGGTCATCCGTGTCCTGGAAAGAGATAGAACCAAGAGGAAAGTCAAAAGAACTCATCTACTACGCATCAGGcgaagagtacttcaatgaaATACTCACCATATTTGGAAACG AAATCGGAAAAAATTGCCAAGTTGAGAATAAAGAAGAAGTGCCATATCTCAATGCGGGAAGTCACATGTTCACCTTTAAATTTAAGTTACCAACTAAACCGCTAGCGTGCTCTTTTGAAGGCGATCTAGGTAATGTTAGGTACATAGTTCGCGCCATTATTTGCCGCCCTTGGAAGTTTGATCACGTGACAAAACGGGCGTTCACTGTAGCTGGACCACCATTTTTTCTTGGCAGAGTTCCAAAAGCGTTA ACCCCATTAAGAGCTGAGGATGAGAAAACAGTTTGTTGTTTATGTTGTGCAACTGGACCAGTATCGATCAGTGCTGCTACGGACAAACGAGCTTATCTGCCGGGAGAGTTCATCTACGTATCGGCTGCATTAGAGAACAAAAGCAACAGGAGTATTGTAAGCCTTGAAGCAGAACTTATTCAG TCAGTGAATTACCTAGCCCGTAGACAAGGTGTTGGAACGCCACACAAGAGGACAACATCACATGTTGTGTCAAGTATCAAAGACAACGGCTGTGAGGCACATAGTTCATCAATGTGGGATCGTGCAAAACTGCCAATACCTCCGCTTCCACCATGCTCGCTCGAGGGTGCAACATTTATCGATATTCGATACTTTCTAAAG TTTACCGTAGATGTGAATAACACGCCATTTGACATCGATCTAGTCCTTGAGTTATACATTGGCAATGTACCCATCGATGAGCCACAGAAAGCAGGGCCGTCCACCTCATATCATG taCATGATTCATCAATGTTCCTGACGGCTAGACAAGAGAGCAAGGAGATCAGAGACGAGGAGGACAATGAATACACGTTTGGAACTCTTGAGTTCACtcctaaatatatttactttgGAAAAGTAAAATGTCAGTCAGATGGTGTGGAAATACAGCTTTTAGATAAATGA